The stretch of DNA TATGGTTGGCTCAAGCTTTGACACATCTATCTTGATAGTTTTTTCATAAATCGCATCATCGTCAGCCTTAATTTCTTTAAATTTGTTACCTCTGCCACGTTCCTTAAGATAAGCCTTCGTAATATCATCGGATGCGATTAAACCAACTTTCGCGCCTGCCTCAACGGCCATATTTGAAAGAACAAACCTTTCAAACATACTCATTTTTTTTATGGTTTCTCCGGTAAATTCAAGAGCTTTGTAAGTCGCGCCATCGGCGCCAATAAGGCCAATTATGTGCAAAATTAAGTCTTTGGCGTAAACCCCTTTGGGGAATTTGCCGTTTACCACAATTTTAAAAGTTTCAGGAACGCGAAACCACGTTTTACCCGAAGCAATTCCAATCGCGACATCAGTCGAGCCCATGCCGGTGGCAAAAGCCCCGAGCGCGCCCGAAGTACATGTATGAGAATCCGCGCCAATAACTACATCGCCCGGATTTACATAAGATTCAACTAAGATTTGATGACACACGCCATCCCCAACTTCAGAAAGTTTTGCTCCCGTCTTTTTCGCAAAATCACGAAGCATTTTATGAGCGTTGGAAAGTTCCTTGCGGGGACTGGGAGCAGCGTGGTCTATGAAAAGAATGGTTTTATCGGGATTTGCCGCCTTTTCCATATCCATCTTTTGCAGCTGCTGTACTGCCAAAGGCCCTGTCCCGTCCTGAACCATTGCCACATCAACCTCGATAATTACAATATCACCAGCGCAAACATCTTTTCCGCTTCTTTCTCCAAGTATCTTTTCAGCTAACGTTTTGCACATCTATTTCTTTTTCCCCTTCTTATAATCTTTGTAAATAAACACCAATTCTTTATCAAAAAGCGCTCTCTTTACCTCAACAGCTGTCTTTCTTACTTTGGCCAATATATCCTTAGCCTCTTCCTTATCAAGCTCTATACCATACTCGTGAAATTTTGAAACTATTGCATGAGTGCCGGAATGCTTGCCAATAACTATTTGGCGGTAAAGCCCAACTTCCTCAGGAGCAAACGCCTCATAAGTTTTTGGATGTTTTAAAACCCCGTCAGCATGAATTCCCGATTCATGAGCAAACATATTGGTTCCCACCACTGACTTCCAAACGGGAATTGTTCGCGCCGAAGCTTTGGCTACGTATTCGGAAATCTCCCTGAACCTCTTGGTTTTAAAATCTAAATCAACCCCACAAATACATTTTAAAGCCATTATAACTTCCTCAAGAGCCGCATTTCCAGCCCGTTCACCAAGGCCATTTATGGTCGTATTTATCCAGTTGGCTCCAGCTTTAACTCCTGCCAGCGCGTTCGCGGTTGCCATACCGAAATCATTATGAGTGTGCATCTCAATTTCAATATCCACTGCTTCTTTTAGTCTTTTTATAGCATCATAAATCCTAAACGGTTCCATAACTCCCAAAGTATCACAATATCTTAATCTGTCGGCCCCGTTTTCCTTGGCCACTTTTGCAAACTTAACTAAAAAATCAAAGTCCGCACGGGAAGCATCCTCAGCATTAACCGAGACATAAAGTCCGTTGCTTTTTGCAAAATCGACTGACTTTTTAACACTTTCAAGAACCCAATTTCTGTCCTTGCGAAGTTTGTACTCCATATGAATATCGGAGGCAGAGATAGAAAGCGCAACTGCGGGAACACCACAATCAAGCGAATGTTTAATGTCATCGATAACAGTCCTGTTCCACGCAAGAATACTCGCCCTTAAGCCCAAATTAACTATTTTTTTAATAGCTTCCTTCTCATCCCCGCCCATCGCGGGAACCCCGACCTCTATTTGATCAACACCAACCTCATCCAAAAGCTGGGCAATTTTAATTTTCTCGCGATTAGAAAAAACGACACCAGCCGTCTGCTCACCATCACGAAGTGTCGTGTCGTCTATTTTTACTTGTTTATTTAAGAAACCGTCATCTGCCACTTTCTTCCTCCTATAAAATAAATTTAATAAAATTATGCATCTTTAAAATTTTAATTTTAATCGAAATATTTTAAGACGACAAGAGATTAGACTCATTAGGGTTGTGCAAATAATTTTTATTCAAATCGTTTCAAATAAAAAACTACTAAAGTAAATCTTAATTAATGTCCCTGAGGAGCAGCCTTTTTCATCCTTCTTT from Candidatus Oleimmundimicrobium sp. encodes:
- the nifV gene encoding homocitrate synthase, whose protein sequence is MADDGFLNKQVKIDDTTLRDGEQTAGVVFSNREKIKIAQLLDEVGVDQIEVGVPAMGGDEKEAIKKIVNLGLRASILAWNRTVIDDIKHSLDCGVPAVALSISASDIHMEYKLRKDRNWVLESVKKSVDFAKSNGLYVSVNAEDASRADFDFLVKFAKVAKENGADRLRYCDTLGVMEPFRIYDAIKRLKEAVDIEIEMHTHNDFGMATANALAGVKAGANWINTTINGLGERAGNAALEEVIMALKCICGVDLDFKTKRFREISEYVAKASARTIPVWKSVVGTNMFAHESGIHADGVLKHPKTYEAFAPEEVGLYRQIVIGKHSGTHAIVSKFHEYGIELDKEEAKDILAKVRKTAVEVKRALFDKELVFIYKDYKKGKKK
- a CDS encoding 3-isopropylmalate dehydratase large subunit, translated to MCKTLAEKILGERSGKDVCAGDIVIIEVDVAMVQDGTGPLAVQQLQKMDMEKAANPDKTILFIDHAAPSPRKELSNAHKMLRDFAKKTGAKLSEVGDGVCHQILVESYVNPGDVVIGADSHTCTSGALGAFATGMGSTDVAIGIASGKTWFRVPETFKIVVNGKFPKGVYAKDLILHIIGLIGADGATYKALEFTGETIKKMSMFERFVLSNMAVEAGAKVGLIASDDITKAYLKERGRGNKFKEIKADDDAIYEKTIKIDVSKLEPTISFPHTVDNTRIISEAGEVKVDQVFIGTCTNGRMEDLRIAAQILKGKKRHPDTRLLVCPASREIYLKAMEEGLLKVFVEAGAAVMNPGCGACVGVHHGILGDGEVCLATQNRNFKGRMGNTEGFIYLASPATAAASAIEGKITDPRKYV